One part of the Augochlora pura isolate Apur16 chromosome 3, APUR_v2.2.1, whole genome shotgun sequence genome encodes these proteins:
- the LOC144467632 gene encoding uncharacterized protein LOC144467632, which yields MDEALLDDDDVTVVDEDGITLLQVAATSGDLKTFKMLVDDRGVDFNTKDNKGKTVLHLAAAFGNLGIVKYLTEEKQADCNAKDINDTSILHMAVSSGNMQMVRFLVNAKGADCNAKDINGRTILHTAAAFDNLEMFKFLVNEKHVDINETDNCGKTVLHTAAAFDNLKVVKFLVNEKQLDYNTKDKHGKTVLHTAVSFSNLGIVKFLTNEKKADCNTRDDDGTTLLHLAVSPGNLDMVKFLVNEKKVDVDAVDNIGRSVMHTAAAFGNFEVVKYLANEKKANYNVKDKNGTSVLHMAVSSGSLEMVKFLVLEKRADCSAKVVNGKTVLHTAAAFDNLDIVKFLLNVNEVDVNEKENNGKSALHTAAGFSNLDIIRFLTNEKEADFNATDNHGTTVLHIAVSAGNLQMVKFLVDEKGADCSAKDLNGRTIMHTAAAFDNLEIVEFLINEKQLDLNSRDNNGKTVLHTAAAFGNLEIVRYLINEKNADINAKDSHGTSVLYLAVSSRNLDMVRFLVDEKGADINVTAVDGRTILHAAAAFDALDIVKYMTNEKGADVDVTDDHGATVLHMAVASGNLEMVKFLIVERKANFHARDNYGKTVLHTAAAFGNLEIVKFLISE from the coding sequence ATGGATGAAGCTCTGCTGGACGATGACGATGTGACTGTCGTGGACGAGGACGGCATAACGCTTTTGCAGGTGGCTGCCACATCCGGTGACCTGAAAACGTTCAAAATGCTGGTGGACGACAGGGGCGTTGATTTCAATACCAAAGACAATAAAGGCAAAACAGTGTTGCACTTGGCCGCCGCCTTCGGGAACTTGGGAATAGTGAAATATCTGACGGAGGAGAAGCAGGCCGACTGCAACGCCAAAGACATTAACGACACGTCGATTCTGCACATGGCCGTCTCCTCTGGCAACATGCAGATGGTTAGGTTTCTGGTGAACGCGAAAGGGGCCGATTGCAACGCCAAAGACATCAACGGCAGAACGATTTTGCACACGGCCGCTGCCTTCGATAATTTGGAGATGTTCAAATTTCTAGTAAACGAAAAACACGTCGACATCAATGAAACGGACAATTGCGGCAAAACTGTGTTGCACACGGCCGCCGCCTTCGATAACTTGAAGGTAGTGAAATTTCTGGTAAACGAGAAACAGCTCGATTATAATACCAAAGACAAACATGGCAAAACGGTCTTGCACACGGCAGTTAGCTTCAGTAACTTGGGGATAGTGAAATTTCTGACGAATGAAAAGAAAGCCGATTGCAACACTAGAGACGACGATGGCACCACGCTTCTGCACCTAGCTGTTTCACCTGGCAACCTCGACATGGTTAAATTTCTGGTGAATGAGAAGAAggtcgacgtcgacgccgtAGACAATATCGGCAGATCGGTTATGCACACGGCCGCCGCTTTTGGTAACTTTGAGGTAGTCAAATACCTGGCCAACGAGAAAAAAGCCAACTACAATGTTAAAGACAAAAATGGCACGTCGGTTTTGCACATGGCTGTTTCTTCGGGCAGCTTGGAGATGGTGAAATTTCTGGTGCTCGAGAAACGTGCCGACTGCAGTGCCAAAGTGGTCAACGGCAAGACAGTTTTGCACACGGCTGCTGCCTTCGATAATCTGGACATAGTGAAATTTCTGCTGAACGTAAACGAGGTCGATGtcaacgaaaaagaaaacaatggcAAGTCGGCTCTGCACACGGCTGCTGGCTTCAGCAACTTGGACATAATTCGATTTCTGACGAACGAGAAAGAGGCCGACTTCAATGCCACGGACAATCACGGCACGACGGTTCTGCACATCGCCGTTTCCGCTGGTAATCTGCAGATGGTTAAATTTCTGGTGGACGAAAAAGGGGCCGATTGTTCTGCCAAAGACTTGAACGGCAGAACGATCATGCACACGGCTGCCGCCTTCGACAACTTGGAGATCGTTGAATTTCTCATCAACGAGAAACAGCTCGATTTAAATAGTAGAGACAACAATGGGAAAACGGTTCTGCACACGGCCGCCGCGTTCGGTAATTTGGAGATCGTTCGATATCTGATAAACGAGAAAAATGCCGATATTAACGCTAAAGACAGCCATGGCACGTCGGTGTTGTACCTGGCCGTTTCCTCTCGTAATTTGGACATGGTTAGGTTTCTGGTGGATGAAAAAGGTGCCGACATAAACGTTACGGCTGTCGACGGCAGAACAATTTTGCACGCGGCTGCCGCCTTCGACGCTTTGGACATTGTCAAATATATGACGAATGAAAAGGGGGCCGATGTCGATGTCACGGACGATCACGGCGCGACTGTTTTACACATGGCCGTCGCCTCCGGTAACTTGGAGATGGTCAAATTTCTGATAGTCGAACGAAAGGCTAATTTTCATGCTAGAGATAATTATGGCAAAACGGTGTTGCACACGGCCGCTGCCTTCGGCAATTTGGAGATagttaaattcttaattagcGAATGA